The region CCCTATCTCCTGATGCTACCATTGCATCATAGAAAATTGCAAGATTCATAAAATTATCACCACTTGGTTGAGTGATCCATTCATAAATTAAAGATTTAAAATCACTAAATGTTCTACACCAATAAGGGTTTGAAACCATTATATTACCTTCACATCTAGGAAAACCAAAATCAACCAAGGTTTCGGTGTAGTTATGTACAAAGTTAGAAATCTCTTCTTTAGAAACTTCACAATCATCTGCAATTACAAGTGCATTATCTTGGTCTGTCTTTAATATTTGTTCACCTCTACCTTCACTTCCCATAACAAGAAGTGCAGACTTACCAATAAGCCCTTGAGGGGCTAACATATTGAAAAGTTTGTTCATAACTTTTCTATTTAATTGATTGATTAATTTTGAGATAAAATCAACTTTCACACCTTTTGCATGAAGAGATTTTATAATTTTAGAAAAAGATTGAGTTGCTTTTTTTAACTCTTCTAAATTTTCTGCTTTGTCTATCTCATTTGATACTGAAAAAGTGTGAGTAGCAAAAAATGAAGATAAAGATATTTGGTCAATAATCCCTACAATCTCATTTGTATTGTTTTTTACAATTAATCTTTTTAAACCATGTTTTGTCATAAGTAATTGGGCATTAAATAAAAAGTCATTTTCATTTACATATTTTAAACCTGAATTTGAGATTTTCCCAACTTGTTCGTCAAAATCCATTCTGTTTAATATAACTTTTTCTCTAAAGTCTGAATCGGTAACTATATGAATTTCATCTTTTTCATCCCTTAAAAGTAGGGTGGGAACTTTCTCTTTTTTTATAGTTTTTACAGCTTCAAATATGGAAGTTTCAAATGGAACAATTACAGCTCTATGAACATTTGCATCTTTTACTTTTGCAACCATTAGATTTGCTAATTCTTTATTTTTTTCATTATCCATATTCATATTTAGTTTTTGAGATATAGATTGAAAAAAGAAACTTTCTATTGTTTCATTCTCATGAATAGTTTTTATAAAAATATCTTTTGGCAAAATATAACAAATAGTTTCTTGTGCAGTAACAAAAGAGTTTTTAGAACGGTTTTCTATAAGCGACATAGGTTCAAAAATTTCGTAATTTGAATATATTGAAACAACTTCACCGGCTTGTTTTTCTTGAACTATTCCTTTTATTATAAAATAGAGATATTCAGGTTCTTTAGCTTCTTCTTGGATAATTACATCTTTTTTTAAATATAAAATATCTAGATTATCAACAAAATTATCAAGTTGGGATTTAGTAAGATTCTCGAAAGGATGAATCTCTTTTATAAAAGCTAATTGTTCGTGTATACTCATATTCTCTCTTTTAAAAAATAGATTTGAGAAATAATACCCTTATTTCTTAAAAAAAAGATTATTGTCAAAGGAGTTTATCCTTTGACTTTTTTTAGTGGTCAACAGCTCC is a window of Halarcobacter sp. DNA encoding:
- a CDS encoding putative nucleotidyltransferase substrate binding domain-containing protein gives rise to the protein MSIHEQLAFIKEIHPFENLTKSQLDNFVDNLDILYLKKDVIIQEEAKEPEYLYFIIKGIVQEKQAGEVVSIYSNYEIFEPMSLIENRSKNSFVTAQETICYILPKDIFIKTIHENETIESFFFQSISQKLNMNMDNEKNKELANLMVAKVKDANVHRAVIVPFETSIFEAVKTIKKEKVPTLLLRDEKDEIHIVTDSDFREKVILNRMDFDEQVGKISNSGLKYVNENDFLFNAQLLMTKHGLKRLIVKNNTNEIVGIIDQISLSSFFATHTFSVSNEIDKAENLEELKKATQSFSKIIKSLHAKGVKVDFISKLINQLNRKVMNKLFNMLAPQGLIGKSALLVMGSEGRGEQILKTDQDNALVIADDCEVSKEEISNFVHNYTETLVDFGFPRCEGNIMVSNPYWCRTFSDFKSLIYEWITQPSGDNFMNLAIFYDAMVASGDRELLTQLKEYIFKIGSTSKTFYMHFAKIIMDFNVPLGFFDGFVFDSKDKDHKNEIDIKKGGIFIIVQSIRTLSLEHKLMRANTLKRIQELQKVGELDSEFAQEITEAFNFLLTMKLKSNLEKLDKKENVDNYINPEDLNTMEKDLLKDSFKIVNKLKKKLEHHYKLNYV